One Setaria viridis chromosome 3, Setaria_viridis_v4.0, whole genome shotgun sequence DNA window includes the following coding sequences:
- the LOC117850309 gene encoding 26S proteasome non-ATPase regulatory subunit 7 homolog A — protein sequence MDVVKAAQLSGRTLERVVVHPLVLLSIVDHYNRVARDTRKRVVGVLLGTSSRGSVDVTNSYAVPFEEDDKDPRIWFLDHNYHESMFSMFKRINAKEHVVGWYSTGPKLRENDLDVHALFNSYVPNPVLVIIDVQPKELGIPTKAYYAVEEVKENATQKSQKVFVHVPSEIAAHEVEEIGVEHLLRDVKDTTISTLATEVTSKLAALKGLDARLREIRSYLDLVIEGKLPLNHEILYHLQDVFNLLPNLNVNELIKAFAVKTNDMMLVIYLSSLIRSVIALHNLINNKMLNKEHEKAEDSKPTAIPTAAGS from the exons ATGGACGTGGTGAAGGCCGCGCAGCTATCGGGGCGGACGCTGGAGCGGGTGGTGGTGCACCCCTTGGTGCTGCTCAGCATCGTCGACCACTACAACCGCGTCGCCCGCGACACCCGCAAGcgcgtcgtcggcgtcctcctcggcaCCTCCTCCCGCGGCTCCGTCGACGTCACCAACTCCTACGCCG TGCCGTTCGAGGAGGATGACAAGGATCCTAGGATCTGGTTCCTTGACCACAATTACCATGAGTCCATGTTCTCCATGTTCAAGAGGATTAACG CCAAGGAGCATGTTGTTGGCTGGTACAGCACTGGTCCGAAGCTAAGGGAGAACGACCTGGATGTCCATGCGTTGTTCAACAG TTATGTTCCTAATCCTGTCCTGGTGATTATTGATGTTCAACCCAAAGAGTTGGGGATACCCACTAAAGCGTATTACGCTGTGGAAGAGGTTAAAGAG AATGCTACTCAGAAAAGTCAGAAGGTGTTTGTCCATGTTCCTTCAGAAATTGCTGCTCATGAAGTTGAGGAAATTG GAGTTGAGCACCTTCTAAGGGATGTAAAGGACACGACAATAAGCACACTTGCAACAGAG GTCACTAGCAAGCTTGCAGCATTGAAGGGACTGGATGCAAGGCTCAGGGAGATCCGAAGCTATTTGGATCTTGTAATTGAAGGGAAGCTCCCACTGAATCATGAGATTTTGTATCACTTGCAG GATGTATTTAATTTGCTTCCAAATCTGAACGTAAATGAGCTGATTAAAGCCTTTGCAG TGAAAACAAATGACATGATGTTGGTCATTTACTTGTCTTCTCTGATCCGGAGTGTCATTGCACTCCACAACTTGATCAACAATAAG ATGCTAAACAAGGAGCATGAGAAGGCTGAGGATTCAAAACCAACCGCCATTCCGACTGCTGCCGGGAGCTAA
- the LOC117850310 gene encoding mediator of RNA polymerase II transcription subunit 7a isoform X2 has product MLCLPSDWKYTVSTDLTDQNRHQVPVDFHPVPHSVRRGVTGVRRRPDAAVRCYPRSYQRRRRRRFPFPTVRELREASSMVAMATSAYPPPPPFYRLYKDYEQDPSSAPEPPPPPPIDQIYTTFGADRKTNELLPSLESHNLRQLYPNSPNIDFKKELRTLNRELQLHILEVADILVERPSQYARRVEDISLIFSNLHHLLNSLRPHQARATLIHMLESQIQRRKQAIEDIKQRREEAQKLLGESLLILDGSQTN; this is encoded by the exons ATGTTGTGTCTGCCGTCCGATTGGAAATATACGGTATCCACTGACTTAACGGATCAGAATCGTCACCAGGTTCCCGTCGATTTCCATCCCGTTCCCCACTCGGTGCGGCGTGGGGTAACTGGGGTTCGTCGCCGGCCTGACGCTGCCGTCCGCTG CTACCCGCGGTCCtatcagcggcggcggcggcggcgcttcccCTTCCCCACGGTGCGGGAGCTAAGGGAAGCGAGCAG CATGGTGGCAATGGCCACATCAGCataccctcctcctcctccattttACCGGCTTTACAAGGACTACGAGCAGGATCCCTCATCCGCACCAgaacctccacctccaccgccaaTTGATCAAATATATACAACCTTTGGCGCTGATCGCAAA ACAAATGAGTTGCTGCCAAGCTTGGAAAGTCATAATCTCCGTCAGCTTTATCCAAACAGCCCCAATATTG ACTTCAAAAAGGAGCTAAGGACCCTCAACAGAGAGCTTCAGCTGCATATTTTGGAGGTGGCAGATATTTTAGTGGAGAGACCATCTCAGTATGCTCGCAGGGTAGAAGATATTTCACTTATATTCAGTAACTTACACCATCTTCTCAATTCCCTACGACCTCATCAG GCAAGAGCCACATTGATTCACATGCTTGAGAGCCAAATTCAGCGCCGCAAGCAAGCAATCGAAGATATAAAACA gaggagagaggaagcgCAAAAACTTCTTGGGGAGTCACTGCTAATCTTAGATGGAAGCCAAACTAATTAA
- the LOC117850308 gene encoding molybdopterin biosynthesis protein CNX1: protein MLQVEEALAAVLSAAASARAAPRGVPLHDALGLVLAEEVRAPDPLPPFRASIKDGYAVVASDGPGEYPVITESRAGNDALGVVVAPGTVAYVTTGGPIPDGADAVVQVEDTEQIPAGADGSKRVKILVRAAEGQDIRNVGCDIEKDSIVLKSGELIGPAEIGLLATVGVTTVKVYLRPTIAVFSTGDELVQPATATLSRGQIRDSNRAMLLAAAVQQKCKVVDLGIAEDTEESLKEHLDAALRSDADIILTSGGVSMGDRDLVKPCLAKMGKIHFEKIRMKPGKPLTFAEITTQDTSKPSKTVLAFGLPGNPVSCMVCFNLFVVPAIRLLSGWSNPHLQRVHVRLSHPLRADLHRTEFHRAVIRWMLNDGSGRPGYVAESTGHQASSRLLSMKSANALLEVPSTGQILAAGTSIQAILISDIISYPSDKPPAASDPPPSHFGPSSKSISTDVPQLSASQNTEVKVAILTVSDTVSSGAGPDRSGPRAVSVVNSSSEKLGGATVVATAVVPDEVDKIKGILVQWSDIDCVNLILTLGGTGFTPRDVTPEATKSIIEKEAPGLIFVMLQESLKITPFAMLSRAMAGIRGSTLIINMPGNPNAVAECMEALLPALKHALKQIKGDKREKHPRHTPHAAAAPVDQWERSFRAASAGSGGGCSCEP, encoded by the exons ATGCTGCAGGTGGaagaggcgctggcggcggtgctgtccgccgcggcgtcggcccgcgcggcgccgcgcggcgtgCCGCTGCACGACGCGCTCGGCCTCGTGCTCGCCGAGGAGGTCCGGGCGCCCGACCCGCTCCCTCCCTTCCGCGCCTCCATCAAG GACGGGTACGCCGTCGTGGCCTCCGACGGGCCCGGGGAGTACCCGGTGATTACGGAGTCGAGGGCCGGCAACGACGCGCTCGGCGTGGTCGTCGCACCGGGCACGGTCGCCTACGTCACCACCGGAG GGCCGATTCCCGATGGCGCTGACGCTGTCGTTCAGGTGGAGGACACTGAGCAGATCCCCGCCGGAGCAGATGGGTCGAAGAGGGTTAAGATTTTGGTGCGGGCTGCCGAGGGGCAAGACATCCGCAATGTG GGATGTGACATAGAGAAGGATTCGATAGTGCTCAAGTCTGGTGAGCTCATTGGTCCTGCAGAAATTGGGCTACTTGCAACAGTGGGTGTAACTACTGTCAAG GTATACCTTCGACCAACCATTGCTGTATTTTCCACAGGGGATGAGCTAGTGCAGCCAGCCACTGCCACCCTCAGTCGTGGTCAG ATTCGTGATTCCAACCGCGCCATGCTTCTAGCTGCTGCCGTTCAGCAGAAATGCAAAGTGGTTGACCTGGGTATCGCAGAAGACACTGAAGAAAGTCTTAAAGAGCATTTGGATGCAGCTTTACGTTCTGATGCTGATATAATCCTTACTTCTGGTGGTGTTTCCATGGGTGACAGAGATCTTGTCAAACCTTGCCTGGCAAAGATGGGCAAAATTCACTTTGAGAAG ATCCGAATGAAACCAGGAAAGCCATTAACATTTGCTGAGATCACTACACAAGACACATCAAAGCCATCTAAAACAGTTCTGGCATTTGGTTTGCCTGGAAACCCAGTGAGCTGCATGGTTTGCTTCAACCTTTTTGTTGTTCCTGCAATTCGTCTCCTCTCTGGTTGGTCAAATCCTCATCTGCAAAG AGTGCACGTGCGCTTATCACATCCTTTAAGAGCAGACCTACATCGCACAGAGTTTCACCGAGCAGTAATCAGATGGATGCTTAATGATGGGTCTGGTAGACCTGG TTATGTTGCTGAGAGCACTGGCCATCAGGCTAGTAGCCGCCTCCTGAGTATGAAATCCGCAAATGCTCTGCTGGAAGTACCATCAACTGGGCAGATATTGGCAGCTGGAACATCTATCCAAGCTATACTTATTTCAGACATAATCAGCTATCCTTCAGATAAACCACCCGCTGCTTCAGATCCACCTCCATCTCATTTTGGTCCATCTTCAAAAAGTATTTCCACAGATGTACCTCAGCTTTCAGCTTCTCAGAATACTGAAGTTAAAGTAGCAATTCTGACTGTAAGCGATACTGTTTCATCCGGTGCTGGCCCTGATAGGAG TGGCCCGAGAGCTGTATCTGTAGTGAATTCTTCATCAGAGAAACTGGGTGGAGCAACCGTGGTTGCTACTGCTGTTGTTCCTGATGAAGTGGACAAGATCAAGGGCATTCTGGTACAATGGAGTGACATTGACTGTGTTAACCTCATTCTGACATTAG GTGGTACTGGCTTCACACCTAGAGATGTCACACCAGAGGCAACAAAATCTATAATAGAGAAAGAAGCACCAGGTCTCATATTTGTTATGCTTCAAGAGAGTTTGAAG ATTACACCATTTGCAATGCTATCCCGGGCCATGGCTGGAATTAGAGGATCGACTCTT ATCATCAACATGCCTGGCAACCCTAATGCTGTGGCGGAGTGCATGGAAGCGCTCCTTCCGGCGCTCAAGCACGCCCTTAAGCAGATAAAGGGTGACAAGAGGGAGAAGCACCCTCGCCACACCCCTCATGCTGCAGCAGCACCGGTGGACCAGTGGGAGCGGAGCTTCAGAGCCGCGTCTGCCGGCAGTGGTGGGGGCTGTTCATGCGAGCCCTGA
- the LOC117850310 gene encoding mediator of RNA polymerase II transcription subunit 7a isoform X3, with amino-acid sequence MVAMATSAYPPPPPFYRLYKDYEQDPSSAPEPPPPPPIDQIYTTFGADRKTNELLPSLESHNLRQLYPNSPNIDFKKELRTLNRELQLHILEVADILVERPSQYARRVEDISLIFSNLHHLLNSLRPHQARATLIHMLESQIQRRKQAIEDIKQRREEAQKLLGESLLILDGSQTN; translated from the exons ATGGTGGCAATGGCCACATCAGCataccctcctcctcctccattttACCGGCTTTACAAGGACTACGAGCAGGATCCCTCATCCGCACCAgaacctccacctccaccgccaaTTGATCAAATATATACAACCTTTGGCGCTGATCGCAAA ACAAATGAGTTGCTGCCAAGCTTGGAAAGTCATAATCTCCGTCAGCTTTATCCAAACAGCCCCAATATTG ACTTCAAAAAGGAGCTAAGGACCCTCAACAGAGAGCTTCAGCTGCATATTTTGGAGGTGGCAGATATTTTAGTGGAGAGACCATCTCAGTATGCTCGCAGGGTAGAAGATATTTCACTTATATTCAGTAACTTACACCATCTTCTCAATTCCCTACGACCTCATCAG GCAAGAGCCACATTGATTCACATGCTTGAGAGCCAAATTCAGCGCCGCAAGCAAGCAATCGAAGATATAAAACA gaggagagaggaagcgCAAAAACTTCTTGGGGAGTCACTGCTAATCTTAGATGGAAGCCAAACTAATTAA
- the LOC117850310 gene encoding mediator of RNA polymerase II transcription subunit 7a isoform X4, translated as MPSKAPTCYPRSYQRRRRRRFPFPTVRELREASSMVAMATSAYPPPPPFYRLYKDYEQDPSSAPEPPPPPPIDQIYTTFGADRKTNELLPSLESHNLRQLYPNSPNIDFKKELRTLNRELQLHILEVADILVERPSQYARRVEDISLIFSNLHHLLNSLRPHQARATLIHMLESQIQRRKQAIEDIKQRREEAQKLLGESLLILDGSQTN; from the exons ATGCCCTCCAAAGCTCCAACCTG CTACCCGCGGTCCtatcagcggcggcggcggcggcgcttcccCTTCCCCACGGTGCGGGAGCTAAGGGAAGCGAGCAG CATGGTGGCAATGGCCACATCAGCataccctcctcctcctccattttACCGGCTTTACAAGGACTACGAGCAGGATCCCTCATCCGCACCAgaacctccacctccaccgccaaTTGATCAAATATATACAACCTTTGGCGCTGATCGCAAA ACAAATGAGTTGCTGCCAAGCTTGGAAAGTCATAATCTCCGTCAGCTTTATCCAAACAGCCCCAATATTG ACTTCAAAAAGGAGCTAAGGACCCTCAACAGAGAGCTTCAGCTGCATATTTTGGAGGTGGCAGATATTTTAGTGGAGAGACCATCTCAGTATGCTCGCAGGGTAGAAGATATTTCACTTATATTCAGTAACTTACACCATCTTCTCAATTCCCTACGACCTCATCAG GCAAGAGCCACATTGATTCACATGCTTGAGAGCCAAATTCAGCGCCGCAAGCAAGCAATCGAAGATATAAAACA gaggagagaggaagcgCAAAAACTTCTTGGGGAGTCACTGCTAATCTTAGATGGAAGCCAAACTAATTAA
- the LOC117850306 gene encoding uncharacterized protein gives MDAYHQQRRFAGSGDAPPPPQQPPHPSHPNAHWYPAPPPPYPPHPGHPYPPQHHHQWGPPPDLQHQRHPPPPQQQHYGYQQPPPPMPMQQQQPPPPGNPWPPHHAAGQPPPPSYPPPPPGQAWTNHSWAQNHGYPGHGNEEDWATKAKAWVAAKSVMGNHQIQQHAISTSRTESHHNGYHDQYQQPAGLPAEVTEPLHPPVPQSSNDHMPFPMTGQQRETNHLLDRGPMVSPAQTFGSFPSTYEQEVSYNYSSAPGNGNNMLQYPSSQGQSFSTASTVQGGFPQAALTELAPVGHEQQSVDPSDQPLEFNSRKAPDVAVHTNVNSTIPAAPTLGTNYDTVATSTHSWTPSATVGFLPRAPLPPQAAQMDPHAAPLFGAASSSNYAPPAAFGVGSVTEVFPTDPNTPFSVAEKSKKRPVPNWLREELLKKKSAPLSASAQHPTNLNSTESDNAEEPLGKPGQSDSRSNDSAKSTEDNEDDEDEIEATRMAAINQEIKRVLTEVLLKVTDDLFDEIATKVLNEDDSSAEANEHTDVSGSKEPGLGVSRTKTSAKVVLPAKPANISSSDHKGSTGLSSPKGALLGLASYDSDDDDDDDDGGDGKDKIPMSDLSANAGAANAAEGDKSNIGKQRVNQNEKVSSLGKSTQMSTSAEPEQMHIHDTQNGEFPLDAKTFIEPKGAVDKMDDKAHRYAAVDIQNRKTSSGSNTEKYNDLESSHRHLERSSKEDLVKEVQTDDTKELESSTAEKYNNDKYGTYGNVDKKSSFKEGKGSGRIAKHESDRREPHSRGNSKHDGAKEDRKDFPKDTRDRDRDTTDRRGGKGKDEKDERSRQMTKRSTNHSRSSRSRSPRGRSRTRKENSSHVQGSVSSDEPSDSVKKRKHHSRKNSLSPSPPKSRNRRVSRSPHSKHSHRRHSPYSSANRTRRSRSRTPAKRR, from the exons ATGGACGCGTATCACCAGCAGCGCCGCTtcgccggctccggcgacgcgcctccgccgccgcagcagccgccgcaccCCTCCCACCCGAACGCCCACTGGTacccggcgcccccgccgccgtacCCTCCCCACCCCGGCCACCCCTACCCTCCGCAACACCACCACCAGTGGGGCCCGCCTCCCGACCTCCAGCACCAGCGTCATCCTCCGCCTCCGCAACAGCAGCACTACGGGTATCAACAGCCTCCCCCGCCGATGccgatgcagcagcagcagccaccgccgcctgggAACCCCTGGCCTCCtcaccacgccgccggccagcccccgccgccaagctaccctcctccaccgccggggCAG gcTTGGACCAATCATTCATGGGCTCAAAATCATGGATACCCAG GTCATGGCAATGAGGAAGATTGGGCTACAAAGGCTAAAGCATGGGTTGCTGCTAAGTCTGTTATGGGAAACCACCAGATTCAACAGCATGCCATATCCACAAGTAGAACTGAAAGTCATCATAATGGTTACCATGATCAGTATCAGCAACCAGCTGGTCTGCCAGCAGAAGTTACAGAACCTTTGCACCCACCAGTTCCTCAATCAAGTAACGATCATATGCCATTTCCAATGACAGGTCAACAGAGGGAAACAAACCATTTGTTAG ATAGAGGTCCTATGGTGTCTCCAGCACAGACCTTTGGTTCATTTCCGTCCACCTATGAGCAGGAGGTATCTTATAATTATTCTTCTGCTCCAG GTAATGGGAATAATATGCTTCAATATCCAAGCTCTCAAGGACAGTCATTTTCAACTGCCTCCACTGTTCAAGGTGGATTCCCACAGGCTGCCTTGACGGAATTGGCTCCTGTTGGACATGAACAGCAGTCAGTTGATCCAAGTGACCAACCTTTGGAATTTAACAGCAGGAAAGCTCCTGATGTGGCAGTCCATACAAATGTCAATTCTACTATACCAGCTGCTCCAACACTGGGAACTAATTACGATACAGTTGCAACGTCTACTCATTCATGGACGCCATCTGCTACAGTAGGGTTTCTGCCTCGAGCTCCATTGCCACCACAAGCAGCACAG ATGGATCCTCATGCTGCACCACTTTTTGGAGCAGCCTCTAGTTCAAACTATGCCCCACCTGCAGCATTTGGTGTTGGTAGTGTAACAGAAGTGTTCCCTACAGATCCAAACACTCCTTTCAGTGTTGCAGAAAAATCTAAGAAA CGTCCAGTACCTAACTGGCTTCGAGAAGAACTTTTAAAGAAAAAATCAGCACCATTAAGTGCTTCAGCGCAGCACCCGACAAACTTAAATTCCACGGAATCTGACAATGCAGAAGAACCACTAGGAAAACCTGGGCAAAGTGACAGCAGAAGTAATGATTCGGCTAAATCCACTGAAGACAATGAAGATGATGAG GATGAAATTGAAGCAACTCGGATGGCAGCAATCAACCAGGAAATTAAGCGTGTTTTAACTGAAGTCCTTTTGAAG GTTACTGATGATCTTTTTGATGAGATCGCAACAAAAGTTCTGAACGAAGATGATTCCTCAGCTGAAG CCAATGAGCACACTGATGTTTCTGGCTCAAAGGAACCTGGTCTGGGAGTATCAAGAACCAAGACCTCGGCTAAAGTTGTGCTCCCTGCTAAGCCAGCAAACATTAGCTCTAGTGATCATAAAGGTAGTACTGGGTTAAGTTCCCCTAAAGGCGCTCTTCTCGGTCTTGCTAGTTATGAttcagatgatgatgatgacgacgacgatggcggtgATGGCAAGGATAAGATTCCAATGTCAGATTTATCAGCTAATGCTGGTGCCGCAAATGCTGCAGAAG GTGACAAAAGCAACATTGGTAAACAACGCGTGAATCAAAATGAAAAGGTTTCGTCACTTGGAAAATCTACTCAAATGAGCACAAGTGCAGAACCTGAACAAATGCATATTCATGATACACAGAATGGAGAGTTTCCTTTAGATGCCAAAACTTTTATCGAGCCAAAGGGTGCAGTTGATAAAATGGATGATAAAGCACATAGATATGCTGCAGTAGATATCCAAAACAGGAAAACCTCTTCTGGCAGTAACACTGAAAAGTATAATGATTTGGAAAGCAGTCACAGGCATTTAGAAAGGAGCAGCAAAGAAGATTTGGTTAAAGAGGTGCAGACTGATGATACAAAAGAACTTGAATCTTCTACTGCAGAAAAATATAATAATGACAAGTATGGCACGTATGGAAATGTTGATAAAAAGAGTAGCTTCAAGGAGGGAAAAGGTTCTGGTAGGATTGCAAAGCATGAGTCTGATAGAAGGGAGCCACACTCCAGAGGTAACTCTAAGCACGATGGTGCCAAGGAAGATCGAAAGGATTTTCCGAAGGATACAAGAGACAGAGATAGGGACACTACTGATAGAAGAGGGGGGAAAGGAAAAGATGAAAAGGATGAAAGATCAAGGCAGATGACAAAGAGGTCAACAAATCATAGCAGAAGTTCACGGTCACGATCACCAAGAGGGAGAAGTCGAACTAGAAAGGAAAACTCTTCACATGTTCAAGGGAGTGTTTCAAGTGATGAGCCTTCTGATAGTGTCAAAAAGAG AAAGCATCATTCCCGTAAAAACAGTTTGTCTCCCTCACCTCCAAAATCTAGAAACAG ACGAGTTTCGCGGTCTCCACATAGCAAGCATTCTCACCGCAGGCATTCGCCTTATTCATCTGCCAACAG GACAAGGCggtcgagatcaagaactccAGCCAAAAGAAGATAG
- the LOC117850310 gene encoding mediator of RNA polymerase II transcription subunit 7a isoform X1: MLCLPSDWKYTVSTDLTDQNRHQVPVDFHPVPHSVRRGVTGVRRRPDAAVRWESFNLLHRNLSLYRSYPRSYQRRRRRRFPFPTVRELREASSMVAMATSAYPPPPPFYRLYKDYEQDPSSAPEPPPPPPIDQIYTTFGADRKTNELLPSLESHNLRQLYPNSPNIDFKKELRTLNRELQLHILEVADILVERPSQYARRVEDISLIFSNLHHLLNSLRPHQARATLIHMLESQIQRRKQAIEDIKQRREEAQKLLGESLLILDGSQTN; encoded by the exons ATGTTGTGTCTGCCGTCCGATTGGAAATATACGGTATCCACTGACTTAACGGATCAGAATCGTCACCAGGTTCCCGTCGATTTCCATCCCGTTCCCCACTCGGTGCGGCGTGGGGTAACTGGGGTTCGTCGCCGGCCTGACGCTGCCGTCCGCTG GGAGTCCTTTAATTTGCTGCATCGAAATCTCTCACTGTATCGCAGCTACCCGCGGTCCtatcagcggcggcggcggcggcgcttcccCTTCCCCACGGTGCGGGAGCTAAGGGAAGCGAGCAG CATGGTGGCAATGGCCACATCAGCataccctcctcctcctccattttACCGGCTTTACAAGGACTACGAGCAGGATCCCTCATCCGCACCAgaacctccacctccaccgccaaTTGATCAAATATATACAACCTTTGGCGCTGATCGCAAA ACAAATGAGTTGCTGCCAAGCTTGGAAAGTCATAATCTCCGTCAGCTTTATCCAAACAGCCCCAATATTG ACTTCAAAAAGGAGCTAAGGACCCTCAACAGAGAGCTTCAGCTGCATATTTTGGAGGTGGCAGATATTTTAGTGGAGAGACCATCTCAGTATGCTCGCAGGGTAGAAGATATTTCACTTATATTCAGTAACTTACACCATCTTCTCAATTCCCTACGACCTCATCAG GCAAGAGCCACATTGATTCACATGCTTGAGAGCCAAATTCAGCGCCGCAAGCAAGCAATCGAAGATATAAAACA gaggagagaggaagcgCAAAAACTTCTTGGGGAGTCACTGCTAATCTTAGATGGAAGCCAAACTAATTAA